The DNA segment GGCGAAGTCGCGCGCTTCCATCAGGCCAGCCTCAAAAGCGGTGCGTCCGGCCTCGACGCCGACGCGGAACGCGCCTGCCATCGCGACCGGATCGGTCGCTTTTGCGATCGCGGTGTTGAGCAGCACGGCGTCGTAGCCGAGTTCGAGCGCGCGTGCGGCGTGGCTCGGCGCGCCCAGACCCGCATCGACCACCAGCGTCACGTCCGGCAGGCGGTCGCGCAGCAGTTTCAGCGCGTCCGCGTTGATGATGCCTTTCGCGCTGCCGATCGGCGCGGCCCAGGGCATCACCACCTTGCAGCCGGCATCGACCAGCCGCGTTGCTACAGATAAATCCTCGGTGCAATAGGGGAACACCTCGAAGCCGTCCTTGGTGAGGATATCGGCGGCTTCGACCAGGCCGACCACGTCGGGCTGGAGCGTGTCGTTGTCGGCGATCACTTCCAGCTTGATCCAGTTGGTGGCGAACAATTCGCGCGCGAGTTTTGCGGTCGTCACCGCTTCGCGCACGCTGCGGCAGCCGGCGGTGTTCGGCAATACCGTCACATTGAGCTCGCGGATCAGATTCCAGAACGCATCGCCGGTCTTGCCGCCGGCGGCCTCGCGCCGCAGCGACACCGTGACGATCTCGCTGCCGGAGGCGCGGATCGCGTTTTGCATGATCGCGGGCGAGGGATAGAGCGCCGTGCCGATCAGGAGGCGGGACGCGAAGGTTTTGCCGTAGAAGGTTAGCATCAGTGTCTATCCTCGTCGTCCCGGCCAAGAGAGCGCAGCGAACGCGAGCCGGGACCCATACCGCGTGATATCAGTAGCTGGCACGCAGGGAGACGCTCGTGGCCGTTCTTCAAGCCGGTGGTTATGGGTCCCTGCTTTCGCAGGGACGACGTAAGACGATGGGGCGCGGGCATGACGAACTATCCTCCCTGCCGCGGCGTGATGATCTCGATCTCGTCGCCAGCCTTGAGTTGAGTTTCGGCCCAGCGGCTTCGCGGCAGCACGTCGTAATTCACCGCGATCGCAAAATGCGTGCCTTCGTAGTCGAGCTCACTGAGCAGCGCATCGACGCTCATCGCGGCGATCTCGCGGGCTTCGCCGTTGATGATCACGCGCATCGCATCACCTCATTGTCGATGGTGCCGCGCTCGACATAGCCGAGCGTGAGTTCGGCAAGCGCCGGCGCCAGCAGGAAGCCGTGGCGATAGAGCCCGTTCACCGCGATGCGCTCGTTATCGATCGCGATGCGCGGCAGGTTGTCAGGGTAGGCCGGGCGCAGCCCCGAGCCGAATTCGAGGATGCGCGCTTCGCCAAAGGCCGGATGCACGGCATAGGCCGCGCCCAATAGCTCAAGCGCCGAGCGGACGCTGACGCCGCTGTTCTCGCTCTCGATCGAGGTCGCCCCCAGCATGAAACGGTGGTTCTCGCGCGGGATCACGTACAGCGGAAAGCGCGGATGGATCAGCCGCACCGGGCGCTTGAGCTCGACCTCGTCGGTCTCGATCAGGATCAGCTCGCCCTTGACGCCGCGAAGCTCGCTTTGTTCGTTTCGCGCGGCGAGCCCGCGGCAATCGATCACGATGCCGTCGACATCCTCAGGCTCGATCCGGCTGTCGAACGCGATGTTGCCGCCGGCTGCGCGAATGCGCGCATGGATCTCGGGCAGGATCTTGCGCGGCTCGACATGGCCTTCCTCGGCATAGAACAGTCCCTCGCGAAAGCGTCCTTCGAGCCAAGGCTCGATCTCGCTGACGCCTTGCGCATCGAGCCGCTGGTAGCCGCTCGTCAGCCGCGCGAAGCGTTCGAAATCGGCGCGGTCGCGCGCATGCGCCACCACCAGCGAGCCGTTGAAGGCGGTGTCCGGAAAATAGTCGCGCCACAGTTTCAGCGAACGAAGGCCCAGCCGTACGATCGCGGGCTCGGTGGCTTCGGCCTCGCAATAGGGCGCGAGCATGCCGCCGGCCCAGTGGCTGGTGGATTGCGTCATCGCGGCGTCGCTGCGCTCGTGTAGCGTCACGCTGCGGCCGGCGTTGGCGAATAACAGCGCTTGCCAGGCACCTGCGATGCCTGCGCCGATCACAGAAATCGGGGTGACGGAAATCGGGGAATCCCCCCGCGGGTTCGTCGAATTCTGGTACATCCCTGTCCCTTCGCCGGCATGACCCGGATCAGGTTCAAAGGGTCACCGCGGTCTCCTGGTCCTGAAAATGGGACCCG comes from the Bradyrhizobium erythrophlei genome and includes:
- the thiS gene encoding sulfur carrier protein ThiS produces the protein MRVIINGEAREIAAMSVDALLSELDYEGTHFAIAVNYDVLPRSRWAETQLKAGDEIEIITPRQGG
- a CDS encoding thiazole synthase; the protein is MLTFYGKTFASRLLIGTALYPSPAIMQNAIRASGSEIVTVSLRREAAGGKTGDAFWNLIRELNVTVLPNTAGCRSVREAVTTAKLARELFATNWIKLEVIADNDTLQPDVVGLVEAADILTKDGFEVFPYCTEDLSVATRLVDAGCKVVMPWAAPIGSAKGIINADALKLLRDRLPDVTLVVDAGLGAPSHAARALELGYDAVLLNTAIAKATDPVAMAGAFRVGVEAGRTAFEAGLMEARDFASPSTPVVGTPFWHAVS
- a CDS encoding FAD-dependent oxidoreductase: MYQNSTNPRGDSPISVTPISVIGAGIAGAWQALLFANAGRSVTLHERSDAAMTQSTSHWAGGMLAPYCEAEATEPAIVRLGLRSLKLWRDYFPDTAFNGSLVVAHARDRADFERFARLTSGYQRLDAQGVSEIEPWLEGRFREGLFYAEEGHVEPRKILPEIHARIRAAGGNIAFDSRIEPEDVDGIVIDCRGLAARNEQSELRGVKGELILIETDEVELKRPVRLIHPRFPLYVIPRENHRFMLGATSIESENSGVSVRSALELLGAAYAVHPAFGEARILEFGSGLRPAYPDNLPRIAIDNERIAVNGLYRHGFLLAPALAELTLGYVERGTIDNEVMRCA